Below is a genomic region from Lampris incognitus isolate fLamInc1 chromosome 2, fLamInc1.hap2, whole genome shotgun sequence.
cgaaaggagccagttgaggtggtttgggcatctgatcaggatgcctcctgggcgccttcctttggaggttttctgggcacgaccaactgggaggtgaccccagggtagacccagaactcgctagagggtttacatgtccaatctggcctgggaatgccttgggatcccccaggaggagctggaggatgttgctggggagagggacgtctggagtgccctacttagcttgctgccaccgtgaccccaccctggagaagcggctgaagatgaataaatgaatgaatgaaacatgATGATGCATCAATAATCATTTTATAATCACACTGTAGCCCTCTGAATCGGAATTGAATTGTGAGGTGCCTAGAGATTCCCACCCctaatattttatttatatatatatatccctcgattaaaaaaaacaaaaaacaaggctAACAAACTACAGTGTGCAGAAATGTTAAGATGAGCAGCGAGAGACATTTAGGTTATTGTACCACATGACTGGTGGTAAACTAACATTTTAAAATCCAACTGGAAATGCATTTTCCTGCTAATCTTTTGATTCTGAAAGTGTGATGggtactgtttttgtttttagggATATGCATGTTTTAACTGCATAATGTGTCCATAATGCAGTTTATAGTTACACAATAATAACGCTCCACTCTTGCTCTGTAGTTGTGTAGGTCCAGGTACCATATCTAACTGCTGTGTAATGTTGTCGGAGGAGAGTTATGATGAATCATTTTGACATCATGGactagattgttgtgttgttgttgttgttgttgtgtgtctaATAGGAAGCTCTTTTAATCCATGTTTTTGGTGTCATGATACTccatgattcccccccccccccccaattttcccccttttttctccccagttgtatctggccaattaccctgctcttttttttttttattattatttttagccgtcctggtcactgctccaccccctctctgctgatccgggggcactccaaccaatcagaggaggtgctagtgcagggaccaggacaaatacccacatctgatttcccacctgcagacgctaccaactgtgtctgtagggacgcccgaccaagccagaggtaacacggggattcgacctggtgatcctgtgtcggtaggcaatggaatagaccgccacgctacccggacgcccctactttgtgattttttttatttaattttgctATACCTTATTAACCCCCGTGGGGAAGTTGCGCTGTGTGTGTCCTGGCTGTGTGGcaaggagcggtgggcagccacaCGACACGTTGCAGTGGTGCCCCTAGAAGTGTTGAAGTAGTGGTCAGCGGTGGGAAGGTGTAGGTGTGTTGTTGACTGGGGAGACTGTCATCAGACTTTTTGCCCGTCTTACTTCCACTACTCTGAAATGTCAGCATACCAAGGCTGCCGTTAAACTTCACACAGCCTTCCGTTACACCATGCTGGCACGTGGTCAGTTTCACCATGGTAATGAAGTTCTTTAAAAAGCGTGTGGTGTGAGAATACGAGTAGCGTCATCCCGCCATGAGCTGCTTTCCGCTCACTGAAACTTCGGTTGTGTGGAACGTTGATCAGTCTTCAGAGAAAATGAATTTGAATCATGACATGTTGTCACTGCATTTTAAGACGTCCACCACCGTCCATTCAGCACCAAAATACCAGACGCGTGCCGTCTGTGCTGTCAACAGTGGCGCACATCTCATGCATAGATTTGTTATAAGCCAAAGTTGCATTTTATGGATAAAATAAACTTTTAGAGACCTTGTAGTTGTGCGTTTGAAAAACTGTAATTCCATGGTACACTCAAATTTACTTTAGttgcgtgtttgtttgtttttttactgaaaataaaaacattattttTCACATTTCACCATCGAGGGATTAGTGGGTAGCCTGCCCACTAGTGGCAGTGCGAGGGAAACGCAGTAATGTGACTCAGAAAGCATTTCAGCTGAATAATATTTTTCCTCTTTTACTCTTCAGTCTTGGCTCCAGGAGACAATGGCAAAGAGGAAAACGCAGGTAGGCTTCTTCATCCCATCTCCAGCAACCGTTCTTGTTTATTACTTTAATAGATGTAGCTTGATTGCAGAACTGATGACGGAGTTagaggtggaggttgtggtgGAGATATTTGAGCGATGCTTTTTTCCTTTTCAGCTGAAGCAGATTCCTGAAGAGCCAGAGACTGGGAACTCAGTGGGGACTCAGTGGGGACTCGATGGGGACTACAATCCATCCTCATCCAGTGACGCTGACGATGCAGAAGGCAGATGCTCTAATAGAAAAAAGAAGGCGGCGGTGACTTGcagaaagacaaaaaagaaaaacattgtgaagaaaaaaaagaaaaatattgtaAAGAAAAAGGATAAGGACATTGAAACTACTATAACTGTAAAAATGTGTACAAAAAAGAATAACAAACGAGCATGGGACAAAAGACATTACTGTCTTTACTGTGGCAAGTCGGACATGAAGATAGCAAGGCATCTAGAAAGAAAGCATATAGAAGTTAAAGAAGTTGCCCATGCCTTTAGCTTTCCAGTAGGGTCCAAACAGAGGAAGGAACTTCTTGAAGAACTGCGAAATATGGGCGATTATCAGCATAACATGAAAGTCCTTAAAGAAGGCAGGGGGCAAATAGTGACTCGGAAACGGCCTTGTAATAATGCCTCTGTCGAGGATTACTTGCCTTGTCAGTTCTGTTATGCGATGTTTGTGAAAAGGGCTCTGTGGAAACACCAGTCTTCATGCAGAAGCAGGGAAACGCGTGATGAGAAAGACGGTGAGAGAAAAACCAGAAAAAGTGTTCAAAAAGCTTCCTCTGGCCTGCTTCCAATCGCTAATTCCTCGAAGGCATGTCAAGATGTTATCCATGCCATGCGCCAAGATGCAGTTACTTTTCATATCCGGACTGATAACTTGATTTGCAAATATGGGGAGTCTTTACATgcaaaacattggcaagagaagTCTCGAGACACAACAAGATACATTGCACAAAAATTGCGAGAACTTGGAAGGTTCATGCTGGTTGTCAAAAAGCTTGATAAGACTGTAAAGGGTCTTCAAGATGTGTGTACACCACTTAAGTTTAACCTTGTCCTGAAAGCAATCAGAAAGCTCACAGAGTTTAGTCCAACCAAAAATGTATACAGAAAGCCATCAACCGCTGTGAAAATTGGATTCTCTCTTAAAGGCGCAACTGAGGTTCTGATCGGGCAAACAGTCATGATGGAGGATGATTCGGCGGAGAAGAAGGCTAAGAAGTTCATGGAACTTCTGGACAAGTCTTGGAAAGACCATGTGTCTGCCAGTGCGTACAGGTCAATGGAGCAGAGCAAACTGACCAAAGATGAGAGCATTCCTCTCACCAAAGACGTTATGACCCTTCAGGAGTATCTCAGGAAAGTGGAAGATGATGCTAAGAAGGAGTTAAATGACAGAATAAGTGAAACGGCATATAAGAAGTTAAGTGAAAGCCTCCTCGCCCAGATCATTGTTTTCAACAAGCGACGTGGAGAGGCATCTCGCCTGACCTTGGAAACATATAAAAGTATGAACAGTAGCCCAGTTAATTTAGGCATCTATGAAATGCTGTCACCGTTGGAAAAAGAGCTGTGTAGTAAGCTCTCACGTTTAGAGCTTCCTGGAAAGAACGGAAGGAAGATACCTATTCTCCTACCTGATAGAACCAAGGCATCCATTGACCTACTAATTGAGAAAAGAGAAGCAGTCGGGATTCCTGCTGATAACCCCTTTCTCTTTGCAAGACCCGGTGCAGAGACACCCATTCGAGGGTGTGACTGTCTTCGAAAATTCGCAAAAGACAGCAAGGCAGAAAACCCAGAGCTCCTGAGATCTACTAGACTAATAAAACATGTTGCCACTCTCTGCCAGCTCATGCATCTTGATGGACAAGAACTCGAACAGTTAGCCAAGTTCATGGGTCACGACATCAGAGTGCACTGTAACGTTtatcgacagacagacaaaacctTCCAGCTGGCGGACATGAGTAAGCTTCTCTTTGCCATGGAGAGAAGTAGCACAACCCTTACGGGGAAGGATCTCAAGTCACTCAGTTCTCCAGTTGTAGGTTTGTATGTGGACAAAGTGTCCAATTCAGTGGTTAACATGGACATTGTGGGAAACTTCAGTAATGGTAGCAATATCAATAATGGGAGCTGTGTGGCTGGGAGATGTTTATTT
It encodes:
- the LOC130106989 gene encoding uncharacterized protein LOC130106989, which codes for METAFSSFSGLAEGTVSWLQETMAKRKTQLKQIPEEPETGNSVGTQWGLDGDYNPSSSSDADDAEGRCSNRKKKAAVTCRKTKKKNIVKKKKKNIVKKKDKDIETTITVKMCTKKNNKRAWDKRHYCLYCGKSDMKIARHLERKHIEVKEVAHAFSFPVGSKQRKELLEELRNMGDYQHNMKVLKEGRGQIVTRKRPCNNASVEDYLPCQFCYAMFVKRALWKHQSSCRSRETRDEKDGERKTRKSVQKASSGLLPIANSSKACQDVIHAMRQDAVTFHIRTDNLICKYGESLHAKHWQEKSRDTTRYIAQKLRELGRFMLVVKKLDKTVKGLQDVCTPLKFNLVLKAIRKLTEFSPTKNVYRKPSTAVKIGFSLKGATEVLIGQTVMMEDDSAEKKAKKFMELLDKSWKDHVSASAYRSMEQSKLTKDESIPLTKDVMTLQEYLRKVEDDAKKELNDRISETAYKKLSESLLAQIIVFNKRRGEASRLTLETYKSMNSSPVNLGIYEMLSPLEKELCSKLSRLELPGKNGRKIPILLPDRTKASIDLLIEKREAVGIPADNPFLFARPGAETPIRGCDCLRKFAKDSKAENPELLRSTRLIKHVATLCQLMHLDGQELEQLAKFMGHDIRVHCNVYRQTDKTFQLADMSKLLFAMERSSTTLTGKDLKSLSSPVVENRASSSSWEQLTEGEQKKGFEQDISTAKKSVTQKEHTKRPWNAEEKAAVSRHLGSFIEERRVPGKLACLLCIENEEVLKDRSWKDIKNFVHNTIVSLKRYLDRQMDVQTDGWTGGRPDSWTDGRTDRWMDGQTEGRTAVDAPSAAAPAGMFGSVPGYEGTVAAGGGGFLPSPVPLEPVTPPQPDPRQTDWSLPSLTEELAREALRKFASSHCCYSKAPTNQGLITAMQPFNTYRYRLETFAESRTTDWAHKPHEGELADFYTQTAPRPWEVPATPPNLFTNHTEEIRVPFTSSIKECHSCHASGKMPCKECYGSASKRCWVCNGSGKRFDDYCSHCNSTGRENCLQCHGEGTEECKTCEGKRQLLTFIQLKVHWTNHVEDFVVDQNSGLKSEELSTVTGKELFKISQNLVYPVVGFPDPSISQASERLVREHQTKYAQNSRVLQQRQTIELIPVTKVTYKWKGDSFVYYVYGNEHNVSTDNYPATCRCVIQ